accttctgagtgctgggcttaccaccaccatgtccagctccaGATCATACTTTAGATAGATGCTGGTGGAGATAGTTCAATAAGGGAGAAAACATGTGAGGGCTCATCCCCAAGTGCCTTTGTAGTCACCGAGGGAAACAAGAGGGGACTGCACATGCTTTACCCACAATGCTGGCACAACTCTCGTGATCTGGACCCCGGAAGTGAAGCAGAGAAGTTAGGAGGTCTTTAGAAATGGGGCCAGGCCGTATTGTATGGATGGCAGTAACATTTACAGTGATTACAGTAACACAGGCTCCCAGATATGAGCACTGAGCATAAGCAGATGTGCTCTCCAGTAGCCCTGCCAGGCACTGACAACAGACTGCCACTTTAAGTGAGGTAACAGGAGGTCACAGCTGTTTAAGCCAGCAGAGAGGGGTTCAATGTTGTCTCCAAGCACACAGACAGAAGTGGGAGCTTGGATGTCTGAGCAGAAGCAGGGTTGCTACATCACTTCTGAGCTAGCCAAACGTCCTGACAGCCACAATGCCATTTGTATGTTGGATAGCCTTGACCCAGGAAAGACCAAGCCTTCATCAGTGTTTGTAAGTTTTTCAATGATCTAAAACGTTGTAAATGGAGAGATGCTACACAACATTCTTACTGTTACCAAAATCTTCAAGTAGCAGAGATACCACTTAATTAGAGGCAAGCACTTAGCACACTCAGCCTGGTAAAGAGTCAAGGAACAATCTGGCTAAGAAAACACCTGTAGTTGGCAACTTGTCCATCGTGGTCCCCAGAAACTTTGAGAAAGTGCTCGTGTGTCCAAGGAATTACATTCTCTCTTCTTCATCCCCTAGATGGTCAGCCAAGACTTTGCTCATTTTAAGAACATGAATCAATAGTTTACCAGTCATCACAGTGAATACTGTTCTGTGGTGAGGGATtatttttgaaagagggtctcagGATCctaggctgacttggaacttatTAGGTAGAAGAACTTGAATTTCGACCCTCTgtttctaccttccaagtgtaGGGAttacaccccacacaccccacctccacttttgcagtgctggggcttTACACCCAGGGCTTTACACAAGAactctaccaaccaagctacatcCTTAGTTCCAGGTAAGGCTTTTAAACAAAGCGAGTGGGGAACATCAGGTCTCTGAACTTAAAATTTGCAGGACACGTTGTGCATTGAACTGCTAGATGTGCCCTAAACGATCGCCAGGGAACTGGTACTAGGAAACTAATTTTGTGGAAAGGCAACTAAAGAGAAGACAAGTGGACAGAACTCAAATCTAGGTGCCACCCAAAGCcaggagcatttttttttttttttttttttgagatagggtctcacggATCCTAGGCTGAACTTCCCAAGGATGAGTCAGGGGCGCCAGGCGCGGGGTCCATGTCCAGCTTTGTCACTCCACCTGATGAGCCAAGCCAGTGGATGCACCGCCCCATCTCCCTCCGCAGAAGCAGCCGCAGCGCCTGCTCCAGCCTCAGGCCAGCGACCACACGATAACCCTCATTCCCAGCTGCCTCCATCTTACATTTGGGGACTATTATTTATAGTGCTTACAAACAAGCCATGGCGCGCCATCCCCGCCCTGCCTCCACGCCTCCCATCACAACCGCGTGCTCTCTGCATCCCCTTCCTAAACTGTCAGGGCCAGGATCCCTAGTGGGGGAGATGCGGGTCGACGGTTTGGCTACCATAGTTCTTGTCCCGGTCCTTCTGGGCCGGGGTGTGTGGGTTCTTCCTCTGGAAAAGCTGAAATGCCTTGGTGGAGCCACAGCAGCCTCATGGATGGCCAGAACCTGCACAAGGGACACACACTTGCTGGCAGTTCATTGAGGAGCTAGGGAAGCCTGGGACTGGGGATAGGCGTGACCCCCGCCCCCCTCCATCCCCTCGCGCGAGGGCGAGCGCGTGTGTGCACGCGCATACATTTTCAAGCTTCAGGGCGTAATTCTGCAAACAGGGTTCAAAAGATCTAGCACTGCGGGTGTAGACAGAGGCTTTGTGTCCTTCCGAGAGACTCGCAGCCTGGGGCGGGGCGGCTTCAGAGTTGTTTCTGAGACCGCGAGGGGAAAGGACACCTCCCCGGACTGGACCTTGGATCTAGACGCAGGAGCCATGCGCCCCGCCCGGTGGATGCCACACAGGGACTCCCTGGGGATGCTCCGAGCCCCGCGTCCGGCACAGGGTGGTCCGGGAGGGCGGCTCCGCGGCTCCGGGCGCCCTGCCTCTGTCACCCCGCCCCACCCGGCCTCACTGGAGGGGCTCGGGCGCAGCGGAGCTCGCCTTTCCCGGGTACTCACAAAACTGTCGCCGCAACCGTTGTCGGGACACAACACGTAGAAGGATACGCCCGGGTCGGCATAGAAGTCCATCCTGCGCTCGCTCTCTTCGGCGGCGATGAGCTCGAAGGGCGtgctggaacaccacttctccgCGACATCTGCCAGCTGCTGGAAGTCCATGGCGGCGCCGCCCGCGCCTCCTCCGGGGCTCGCCGCTCCCGGGTCTGTTTACACCGCCCGCTCCGCCTccgccccgcccccacccccacccccgccgccCGCCTAGAAAGGAACCTAAGCACCCGGGGGCCCCGCCAGCCCGGGGCCGCCCCGGCTCGTGACGTCACGAGCCCTGGCCAATCCTCGGAGCCCGACCCGGCGGGGCCCCGAGCCCGGTGACGTCAGGGTGTGGGCGGGGCCCCTGTCTCCGCAGGTGGTGGCAGGGTGGGGCGGGTCTGGCTCCGGACCCTTGGTGCCGAGCCAGTGTGGTAGGCTTGCCCCGGAATCCGCTCGAAAGGCGAGAGTCGCTCGCAGAACTACAGACTGCTTGGTGCCGCGAGAGCCTAGGAAAACAGCTTTGCTATCTACAGAAACCAAGATTCTGTCCTCCAAGGAACCCTGAATGTTTCTTCCAGACCGATTGGGAAGTGTACATCAAGTTCAGTGCTTTTACAAATGTCTTCACTATTATTCGGCTTAAATGTATGTTGTATGACCTAGAATGCCCAaatgttttgttggttggtttggggttttggtttgagttcctggagattgaacccagggacgTATTTTCCTATACAGGCATgctaccactgagccactgagCCCAGCTTACTTGCTGGGAAAGCAGGCAGCCTGATCATTGGCCACACCTGTTGAATGTTCGGGATGCTGCTTGCCCAACAAGCACCTTGGATTACAGGGGGTGCAAGAGTCCTCGCCTGGACACTCAGCTTCCAGGAAGGACACATTAAACAGCATCCATCCTATAAACATCCATCAtggttatttttaaagtgtgcCTTGCTAGGCTGGGGATGTAAACATGAAGGGTTGGTCTTTACCTAAGTGAGCAGGCATTCTAGCCAAGTCCAGCTAATTAATACACCTCTTATTCCTGAAAGGCCAGAGGTGTTCCACAGTTGTCTGCTTTGATCATTACTGGGGCAAGAAATTTCATTCTCTTGGCTCCCCCTAGTCAACTGAAGCAGAATCCCTACAGTGTATCCATGAGGCTCTGAGATAAAGAAGAGACGGTGAGCAGCCCAAAGGCATCCTGCACAACACATGTGTCTggatctttctcttttccttagcATGTCTAGATCTTCACCCTGTAAAACACTTCCCTGATTTCACCCGTCTTCCTTGAAGCCAATTTAGTTCAGTGACCAACTATGGAGTATATGCTGGGTACCAAAGATGCATGCGCACAGTTTTGCCCTCAAGGAACATACAACTCTACACAGAACCTAAATGGCCCATCAACTATCCTGTCAGATACTAATCTAGGTGCTGTTCTTGGATTTTGCAGATGCACTTAAGGCActtaagagagagagatgatcctCTGAGCCTGGTGAGGCGATGTACTTGGGTACACCCTGGAGAATATCCACTAGGGATGGAGGTGGGCACCTGGTGAGCACAGGTGCTAAGAACAATCCTCGCCAACAACCAGTAGTAAGAAAGCAGACTTCAAGACTAAGCTTAGGTTGACTTTCTCACAAAGTTTCCAGACAAGACTTGTCCCTGGCTGATGCTACAGGCTTGGGATGCCCTGAGCCAAGAAGCCATTTATGCGTTTCTGAGCTGCACTCTCTGCTTCCGAACTGTGGACCACCAAATAAGCTTTTGAGTTTGTTTAAATTTCTCTTGCAGTAGTAGAAACAATAAAGAGGCAACTAGAGACAGGCAGAACAATTCCACAACTTCAGTAAAAAGTTATAAAGTTGCAAAGTGGGCAACACAAGATATCTCAAGCATCCTTCTAATTTTACCTGGTTCTGACACTAAAATATGTGTTAATCTGGAGGGCCAAGTCGCCCTTCCTGAAGGGCCACAGATGCAGGGTGCAGTTCTGCATCTGGTTGCTTACTGACGAGTTAACAGCTTGTCCATAAATCAAAGCCCAAATCTGATCCAGAAAGTGTTCCacttgaacctcagtttccctagaTGACTGGGAAAGCGGCCTTTGCTTAAATAAAAGCATCAACCTTCATCAAGCCTCCACCACCCCAGGCTGGTCCTGGGGTGCAGCCCAAGTATTCCAGTCCTAAGGCAGGAACCCTTCTGAGCTCCTACCAGGTATTTGTGTTGTAAGTGGGTGGAGGAACTCCAGGGCTTACAGAACTCCTTTTCTTGTGTTCCCACAAGCCTATTACCAGGGGCGGGGAGTGGAAGGAAGTGAACGTTTATTACTACTAGCAAGCTGAGAGCTGAGCAGTCTTC
This is a stretch of genomic DNA from Cricetulus griseus strain 17A/GY chromosome 8, alternate assembly CriGri-PICRH-1.0, whole genome shotgun sequence. It encodes these proteins:
- the Mturn gene encoding maturin isoform X4, whose translation is MDFQQLADVAEKWCSSTPFELIAAEESERRMDFYADPGVSFYVLCPDNGCGDSFVLAIHEAAVAPPRHFSFSRGRTHTPRPRRTGTRTMHVWSESEDCLPFLQLAQDYISSCGKKTLHEVLEKVFKSFRSLLGLPDADDDAFEEYSADVEEEPEADHPQMGVSQQ